One window of the Cryptomeria japonica chromosome 7, Sugi_1.0, whole genome shotgun sequence genome contains the following:
- the LOC131028721 gene encoding uncharacterized protein LOC131028721, translating to MEGKENNKGHRRSLLIRVLLFAMAFTVLRFVYVMVEEGACDEGQSYCFLDLNPLGSGKKPSKMPRQAFKSHEVYIQMQLNKTVNPELQRLWTTKEWRQKVDEFSVFFQGFMEEGLLKSEDKALCVGAKEGQQVLALREIGVSDAVGIDTVPSLPLVMEGDFHNQPFEDFTFDFVYSDVFDSSAKFAEEISRILKPGGIAVLRMHEMYSIDSFILSFFSNFGIVRSAKWEGNAEIVLKKNVNTVEFVERGKCSVRGWKKTVMEQAEPLIETEPLKPWITLKTNLKNIKYLPTVTDIGSRRNYHYVDVGARSYGSSIGSWFKKRYPKQNKTFNVYAIEADESFYGDYQKRKGVKLLPYAAWVRNESLSFEINRDAGSTIEAKGMGRIQPSSTNDTKIAGNRSVKTVQGFDFAEWLKNTVSADDFVVMKMDVEGTEFDLVPRLMETGAICLIDELFLECHYNRWQKCCPERSPKYQRTYGECLDLFNSLRSNGVLVHQWW from the coding sequence ATGGAGGGCAAGGAGAATAATAAGGGTCACAGGAGGAGTTTGCTGATTCGGGTTCTGCTTTTTGCAATGGCATTTACGGTGCTGAGATTTGTTTATGTGATGGTGGAAGAAGGGGCCTGCGATGAGGGGCAGAGCTATTGTTTTCTGGATTTGAATCCTCTGGGTTCTGGAAAAAAGCCCTCGAAAATGCCTCGTCAGGCGTTCAAATCTCATGAAGTTTATATTCAGATGCAGCTGAATAAGACGGTGAATCCAGAGCTGCAGAGGCTGTGGACGACAAAGGAATGGAGACAAAAGGTAGATGAGTTTTCTGTCTTCTTTCAGGGTTTCATGGAGGAAGGTCTGCTTAAATCTGAGGACAAGGCTCTGTGTGTCGGAGCAAAGGAAGGGCAACAGGTGCTTGCTTTGAGAGAAATTGGGGTTTCTGACGCGGTGGGAATCGATACCGTGCCCTCTCTGCCCCTTGTAATGGAGGGCGATTTTCACAACCAGCCTTTTGAGGATTTTACCTTTGATTTTGTGTATTCTGATGTCTTTGACAGCTCTGCGAAATTCGCCGAGGAAATCTCTCGCATTCTGAAACCAGGAGGCATCGCGGTTCTCCGCATGCACGAGATGTATAGTATcgattctttcattctttcattttttagcaattttggtATTGTTCGTTCTGCAAAGTGGGAGGGAAATGCTGAGATTGTGCTTAAGAAAAATGTAAATACTGTTGAGTTTGTGGAAAGGGGAAAATGTTCTGTGAGGGGATGGAAAAAGACTGTAATGGAGCAGGCAGAGCCGCTGATTGAGACGGAACCATTGAAGCCCTGGATTacgctcaaaacaaatttaaagaaCATAAAGTATCTTCCGACGGTTACAGATATTGGAAGCAGAAGGAATTACCATTATGTTGATGTTGGTGCACGGTCATATGGGTCCAGTATCGGCAGCTGGTTCAAGAAAAGGTATCCAAAGCAAAACAAGACTTTCAATGTGTACGCAATTGAAGCAGATGAGTCCTTCTATGGCGATTATCAGAAGAGAAAGGGGGTTAAGCTTCTGCCCTATGCAGCCTGGGTCAGAAACGAGAGCCTGAGCTTTGAGATCAACAGGGATGCTGGCAGCACCATTGAAGCTAAAGGAATGGGCAGAATCCAGCCCAGCAGCACCAACGATACCAAAATTGCAGGCAACAGAAGTGTTAAAACAGTCCAGGGTTTCGATTTTGCGGAATGGCTGAAAAACACAGTTTCTGCagatgattttgttgtaatgaagATGGACGTGGAAGGCACCGAGTTCGATCTGGTGCCGAGGCTGATGGAAACAGGGGCTATTTGCTTGATTGACGAGCTGTTTCTCGAGTGCCATTATAATCGATGGCAGAAATGTTGCCCTGAAAGGAGCCCCAAATATCAGAGAACTTATGGGGAATGTTTGGATTTGTTTAATTCGCTCCGGAGTAATGGAGTCCTCGTACATCAATGGTGGTGA